One window of Phycisphaerae bacterium genomic DNA carries:
- the pdxA gene encoding 4-hydroxythreonine-4-phosphate dehydrogenase PdxA has translation MPPYEEQHETRPTIGITMGDPAGIGAEVVVKALADHSLRENARLIVYGLHEQFAYAADAAELLPYWRRAPHESVHDMTGNVLVADFDEFSISPRGPKSASAEGGRASMRFLEEAMKDVWQGRIDAVVTGPINKSAWQMAGIPFPGHTELFAHRFRSKRVTMMFAGGPLRVALASAHVPLFELRNEFTIGLVFQPIDLLHEALRDWFGVAAPRIAVAGLNPHAGEGGLFGDEESRVIQPAIEMANNAGILASGPYPADTLFWRAVHGEFDGVVAMYHDQALIPVKLLAFDQAVNLTLGLPIIRTSVDHGTAYDIVGKNKADPGSMKAAIRLAIDLARRQKSRTDAAQSPRRDPPIYGDIDDD, from the coding sequence ATGCCCCCGTACGAGGAACAACACGAAACCCGGCCGACCATCGGCATCACCATGGGTGATCCGGCCGGCATCGGTGCCGAGGTCGTCGTCAAAGCGCTCGCCGATCATTCGCTGCGAGAAAACGCGCGGCTCATCGTCTATGGGCTTCATGAGCAGTTCGCCTATGCCGCTGATGCCGCGGAGTTGCTGCCCTACTGGCGCCGCGCTCCACATGAGTCGGTTCACGACATGACAGGCAACGTTCTTGTCGCGGATTTCGACGAGTTCAGCATCTCCCCGCGCGGGCCCAAATCCGCCAGCGCCGAGGGCGGACGCGCCTCCATGCGCTTTCTCGAAGAAGCAATGAAGGATGTATGGCAAGGCCGTATTGACGCCGTCGTCACAGGGCCCATCAACAAGTCCGCTTGGCAGATGGCGGGCATCCCGTTTCCGGGGCACACCGAGTTGTTCGCACACCGATTTCGCTCGAAGCGGGTGACCATGATGTTCGCGGGCGGGCCGCTTCGCGTCGCCCTGGCCAGTGCGCATGTGCCGCTCTTCGAATTGCGAAACGAATTCACGATCGGACTCGTGTTTCAACCGATCGATCTGCTGCATGAGGCCCTGCGGGATTGGTTCGGTGTGGCGGCGCCCCGGATCGCGGTCGCCGGGCTGAATCCGCATGCCGGTGAGGGCGGATTGTTTGGGGACGAGGAGTCGCGGGTCATCCAGCCTGCGATCGAAATGGCAAACAACGCGGGAATTCTCGCCAGCGGACCCTACCCGGCGGACACGCTATTCTGGCGCGCGGTTCATGGCGAGTTTGACGGCGTCGTCGCCATGTACCATGACCAGGCGCTCATTCCGGTTAAGCTGCTTGCATTCGATCAGGCCGTGAATCTCACGCTCGGGCTTCCGATCATTCGAACCAGCGTTGATCACGGCACGGCTTATGACATCGTTGGAAAAAACAAGGCCGATCCAGGTTCCATGAAGGCCGCGATCCGGCTCGCGATCGATCTGGCGCGGCGGCAGAAGAGCCGAACCGACGCCGCGCAGAGCCCGCGCAGGGATCCGCCCATCTATGGCGACATCGACGACGACTGA
- the lysS gene encoding lysine--tRNA ligase translates to MIEQYLQDRQKKLDELVQAGIDPYGQRFEGVASNQDIRSLVEKSGLNPGESDERSAVRAAGRVLLRRVMGKLAFLTLRDSTCDLQIGLSKAVVGDATWDTLRLIDLGDIVGIDGYLGRTKTGEITVWARSLTMLCKALRPPPEKWHGLTDVDLRYRQRYVDLFTNPDVMSTFKKRCVIVEAIRDFMRGRGFLEVETPMLQPIYGGAAARPFTTHHNTLDLDLFLRISPELYLKRLLVGGMERVFEINRNFRNEGISPKHNPEFTMMECYQAYGDLSDMMEIVEGMFSACIERLGGGFRRQFREYEIDFTPPWPRRTYSELLREYAGVELSDNTAIRKRASEIGIDGSKLDDAVVANRLFEAVVEDKLTGPLFVTEYPAAICPLTRRKQGDPSIALRFEAYVARMEVGNAYTELNDPAVQRETLGAQLKGEGDETMRVMDDDFICSLEHGMPPAGGLGVGIDRLVMLLTNSASIRDVILFPLQRPVGTAAMVDERTGA, encoded by the coding sequence ATGATAGAACAATACCTTCAGGACAGGCAGAAGAAGCTGGACGAACTGGTACAAGCCGGAATCGATCCGTATGGCCAACGCTTTGAGGGCGTCGCCTCAAATCAGGACATTCGAAGTCTTGTTGAAAAATCGGGACTTAACCCGGGCGAAAGCGATGAGCGCAGTGCTGTACGGGCTGCCGGCCGGGTGCTGCTGCGGCGCGTCATGGGCAAACTGGCGTTTCTCACGCTTCGGGATTCGACCTGCGACTTGCAGATCGGGCTATCCAAGGCCGTGGTCGGCGACGCGACGTGGGACACGCTCAGGCTGATCGATCTAGGTGACATTGTCGGAATCGACGGCTACCTCGGCCGGACGAAGACGGGGGAAATCACGGTTTGGGCGCGGAGCCTCACGATGCTCTGCAAGGCGCTGCGTCCGCCGCCGGAGAAATGGCACGGCCTGACGGACGTCGATTTGCGCTATCGTCAGCGCTATGTCGATCTCTTCACCAACCCTGATGTCATGAGTACTTTCAAAAAGCGGTGCGTGATTGTCGAAGCGATTCGCGACTTCATGCGCGGCCGGGGATTTCTCGAAGTTGAAACACCGATGCTGCAGCCGATCTATGGCGGCGCGGCGGCACGGCCCTTCACAACGCATCACAACACGCTGGATCTCGATCTCTTCCTGCGCATCTCGCCGGAACTTTACCTAAAGCGGCTGCTTGTGGGTGGGATGGAGCGCGTGTTTGAAATCAATCGGAATTTCCGGAATGAGGGCATCAGTCCGAAACACAATCCCGAATTCACGATGATGGAGTGCTATCAGGCGTACGGCGATCTGTCGGACATGATGGAGATCGTCGAGGGCATGTTCTCGGCCTGTATCGAACGACTGGGCGGCGGCTTTCGACGTCAGTTTCGAGAGTACGAAATCGACTTCACGCCGCCGTGGCCACGACGAACCTATTCCGAGTTGCTCCGGGAGTATGCCGGTGTTGAGTTATCCGACAATACGGCGATTCGCAAGCGGGCTTCCGAGATCGGGATCGACGGCAGCAAGCTGGACGATGCGGTCGTGGCCAACCGATTGTTTGAGGCGGTCGTCGAGGACAAGCTGACCGGTCCGCTTTTTGTCACGGAGTATCCTGCGGCGATTTGTCCACTCACGCGGCGCAAACAAGGCGATCCGTCGATCGCACTTCGATTTGAGGCCTATGTTGCCCGGATGGAGGTGGGTAACGCCTACACCGAGCTGAACGATCCCGCGGTTCAGCGTGAGACGCTCGGCGCGCAGCTCAAAGGCGAAGGCGACGAGACGATGCGCGTGATGGACGATGATTTCATCTGTTCGCTGGAACACGGCATGCCGCCGGCCGGCGGATTGGGAGTCGGAATTGATCGACTCGTCATGCTGCTGACCAATTCGGCAAGCATTCGCGACGTGATCCTGTTTCCACTTCAGAGGCCGGTTGGTACGGCCGCGATGGTTGACGAGCGCACCGGTGCATAA
- a CDS encoding riboflavin synthase, with translation MFSGIIDAIGTVRDTRQTAGGRVLRIESPLYWTGVPAGASIAIDGVCLTLTGSDDRCAEFDVIAETLRRSTLGELRSGDRVNLQKSLAVGDRIDGHFVQGHIDAVATVTRVEQSPEQSMWWLRPGDSAMAYITPKGSIAIDGISLTVADVRGDEFSVALIPTTLDRTTLGHKGAGRLVNIETDILSRTVVHYLKSIGAANVGGITREFLSSHGVG, from the coding sequence GTGTTTTCCGGCATAATCGACGCCATCGGGACCGTCAGAGACACGCGCCAGACCGCGGGCGGCCGTGTCCTGCGTATCGAGTCGCCGTTGTACTGGACCGGCGTTCCGGCCGGCGCAAGCATCGCGATCGACGGCGTCTGCCTGACGTTGACCGGAAGCGACGACCGATGCGCCGAGTTCGATGTCATCGCTGAGACACTTCGGCGATCGACGCTGGGCGAGCTTCGGTCCGGCGACAGGGTGAACCTTCAGAAATCCCTCGCGGTGGGCGACCGCATCGACGGTCATTTCGTGCAGGGTCACATCGACGCCGTCGCGACCGTCACGCGCGTCGAACAATCCCCGGAACAAAGCATGTGGTGGCTTCGGCCGGGCGACAGCGCAATGGCATATATCACGCCCAAGGGTTCGATCGCGATCGACGGCATCTCGCTCACGGTCGCGGATGTGCGCGGCGATGAATTCAGTGTCGCCCTGATCCCGACGACGCTCGACCGCACCACCCTGGGTCACAAGGGCGCGGGCCGACTCGTGAACATCGAGACGGACATTCTCTCAAGAACCGTCGTGCACTATCTGAAATCGATCGGCGCCGCGAATGTCGGCGGCATCACCCGGGAGTTTCTCTCAAGCCACGGAGTGGGTTGA
- a CDS encoding AMP-binding protein, which yields MGSQTTEAVIPSEAQIRELISKAQHCETLQSIDDFLPYRNFGEMWQRRVIESADSAWLTYYPCAGEQETAECMTYGRFAELIDRVAGVLANRYGIRAGGSVATLTINQPLTIAIYFAAWRLGARVVPVNPGETDDRVGYIVSNSQASVLIAHRSCREDFDGVARHLEANVERAMIGPNDAPDARGGGWHDFESELAGDFARGPLPQIDSVTWEAEALVVYTSGTTGNPKGVVLNQKQLFSDAHAISRWHAIDAHTTMMNVLPIHHVNGIVVTLITPCFVGAHVVVNKRFKSAGFWRKLENHGVSIVSVVPTLLQFLIDADEEFVAERIPNFRHFICGAGPLSVELARDFQDKYGLKIVHGYGLSETVCYSCFLPTDLEWHEHCAWMYDHGFPSIGCPIETNEMAIHDGSGKPVPDGQKGEIVIRGHNIMCGYFKNPTANAAAFTYGWFRSGDEGFKLQGKDKRDYFFITGRIKELIIRGGVNISPFEIDEVLNGMPGIRVGLAIGFDNRYYGEEVGAYVQLQPGTALTEEQVIEYCKSKLPSSKCPKVVLFGDDIPVTSTGKYQRGRLKPLFEAYKDRQFK from the coding sequence ATGGGTTCCCAGACGACGGAGGCGGTTATACCCAGTGAGGCACAGATTCGTGAGCTGATTTCCAAGGCCCAGCATTGCGAAACACTCCAATCGATTGACGACTTTCTGCCCTATCGCAATTTCGGTGAGATGTGGCAACGGCGCGTCATCGAATCGGCCGACAGCGCCTGGCTGACCTATTACCCGTGCGCGGGAGAACAGGAAACCGCCGAGTGCATGACCTACGGCCGGTTCGCCGAGTTGATTGACCGGGTCGCAGGCGTTCTGGCCAACCGCTACGGCATACGCGCCGGCGGCTCGGTGGCGACACTCACCATCAACCAGCCATTAACGATCGCGATTTACTTCGCGGCATGGCGGCTTGGCGCTCGGGTCGTGCCGGTGAATCCAGGCGAGACGGACGACCGTGTCGGATACATCGTGAGCAACTCCCAGGCATCGGTGCTGATCGCTCATCGATCCTGCCGGGAGGACTTCGACGGCGTCGCGCGGCATCTCGAAGCCAACGTGGAGCGCGCTATGATCGGCCCGAACGACGCGCCCGACGCGCGCGGTGGAGGCTGGCACGATTTTGAATCGGAATTGGCCGGTGATTTCGCCCGAGGCCCGCTACCGCAGATCGACAGCGTCACGTGGGAGGCCGAGGCGCTCGTCGTCTACACGAGCGGAACGACAGGCAATCCCAAGGGCGTCGTACTCAACCAGAAGCAGTTATTTTCCGACGCACATGCGATTTCACGATGGCATGCGATCGATGCGCATACCACGATGATGAACGTGCTGCCGATCCATCATGTGAACGGCATCGTCGTTACGCTCATTACGCCCTGTTTTGTCGGCGCCCACGTCGTGGTGAACAAGCGGTTCAAGAGCGCCGGATTCTGGAGGAAGCTCGAAAACCACGGCGTCTCGATCGTGAGCGTGGTGCCGACGCTTCTTCAATTCCTGATCGACGCCGACGAAGAATTCGTCGCCGAGCGAATCCCGAATTTCCGGCACTTCATCTGCGGCGCGGGACCCCTCTCGGTCGAACTTGCCCGTGATTTTCAAGACAAGTACGGCCTGAAAATCGTCCACGGCTACGGACTTTCGGAGACGGTTTGCTATTCGTGTTTTCTCCCGACGGATCTCGAATGGCACGAGCACTGCGCGTGGATGTACGACCACGGCTTTCCTTCCATCGGCTGTCCGATCGAGACGAACGAAATGGCGATACACGATGGCTCCGGCAAGCCCGTGCCCGACGGCCAGAAAGGCGAGATCGTCATACGCGGACATAACATCATGTGCGGGTACTTCAAGAACCCGACTGCCAATGCGGCGGCATTCACCTACGGCTGGTTTCGAAGCGGTGACGAAGGATTCAAGCTTCAGGGCAAGGACAAACGGGACTACTTCTTCATCACCGGCCGAATCAAGGAACTGATCATTCGCGGCGGCGTCAATATCTCTCCGTTCGAGATCGACGAAGTGCTTAACGGTATGCCGGGAATTCGAGTGGGCCTCGCGATCGGCTTCGACAATCGCTACTACGGCGAGGAGGTCGGAGCCTATGTGCAGTTGCAGCCGGGCACCGCGCTGACCGAGGAGCAGGTCATCGAATACTGCAAGTCCAAACTGCCGAGTTCGAAATGCCCGAAGGTCGTTCTTTTTGGGGACGACATCCCCGTGACATCGACCGGCAAGTATCAGCGCGGCCGACTGAAGCCGCTCTTCGAAGCGTACAAGGATCGACAGTTCAAGTGA
- the rmuC gene encoding DNA recombination protein RmuC — MTEAVFLLLGLLAGAGAGVWVGVLRGRAASSGELVRLSGEVSALTATTAEVRSQLAIRDADIVALRQVLSEQEKNSADSRARLEAAREHFAEQRRQIEEMEKKVKDAFAALSSAALKSSNEQFLTLADEKFKPLRELLERYETQIKELEKSRSEAYGGLSRQMQRIEQGRELLSRETQALVAALRQPGAKGRWGEITLRNVVELTGMSAYCDFIEQASVESEAGRARPDMVVRLPGGRSIVIDSKVTTSAYLDAMQAADEESRKRHLIRFVSDVRATMRSLSAKEYWNRLAQTPEFVVMFMPGEAFFAAAVGEETELLQEGVAKSVLIASPTTLAALLMAIRYGWQQQQVAENAEKIAAVGRELHERLCIFTLHLDKVRGGIEDAAKHYDAAVGNWESRTLPAARKLKDLDAAATGKDLAELQHANIPMRRLTIESGEQ; from the coding sequence ATGACTGAAGCGGTTTTCCTGCTGTTGGGGCTGCTCGCTGGTGCGGGCGCCGGCGTGTGGGTCGGCGTGCTTCGCGGCCGGGCCGCGTCATCCGGCGAACTGGTGCGACTAAGCGGCGAAGTTTCGGCGCTCACCGCGACCACGGCCGAGGTGCGTTCGCAATTGGCGATTCGCGATGCCGATATCGTGGCACTTCGACAGGTGCTGTCCGAACAGGAGAAAAATTCGGCCGACTCCAGAGCGCGACTTGAAGCGGCTCGGGAGCACTTCGCCGAACAGCGGCGACAGATCGAGGAAATGGAAAAGAAGGTGAAGGACGCCTTCGCGGCGCTTTCATCCGCTGCGCTCAAGAGCAGCAACGAGCAGTTCCTCACGCTGGCAGACGAGAAGTTCAAACCCCTCCGCGAACTTCTTGAGCGATACGAAACGCAGATCAAGGAGCTGGAGAAATCACGGTCCGAAGCGTACGGCGGCTTGTCCCGGCAGATGCAGCGCATCGAGCAGGGGCGGGAATTGCTCAGTCGCGAGACCCAGGCGCTCGTCGCCGCGCTCCGCCAGCCGGGAGCCAAGGGGCGATGGGGGGAAATCACGCTACGAAATGTTGTCGAGCTGACCGGCATGTCGGCCTATTGCGATTTCATTGAGCAGGCCTCGGTGGAAAGCGAGGCCGGCCGTGCGCGTCCCGACATGGTCGTGCGACTGCCGGGCGGCCGATCAATCGTGATTGATTCAAAAGTGACAACATCCGCCTACCTGGACGCCATGCAGGCGGCCGACGAGGAATCGCGCAAGCGGCATCTCATCCGGTTCGTCAGCGATGTGCGAGCGACCATGCGCAGCCTGTCGGCAAAGGAGTATTGGAATCGTCTCGCACAGACGCCGGAATTCGTCGTCATGTTCATGCCTGGCGAGGCATTCTTCGCAGCGGCTGTCGGCGAGGAAACGGAACTGCTTCAGGAGGGAGTCGCCAAAAGTGTCCTGATCGCGTCACCAACGACTCTGGCGGCGCTGCTCATGGCGATTCGCTACGGCTGGCAGCAGCAGCAGGTCGCCGAGAATGCCGAAAAAATCGCGGCAGTGGGACGCGAATTGCACGAGCGATTGTGCATCTTCACGCTCCATCTCGACAAGGTGCGGGGCGGCATCGAAGACGCCGCAAAACACTATGATGCGGCCGTCGGAAACTGGGAGTCCCGCACGCTGCCCGCCGCCCGGAAGCTGAAGGACCTCGATGCGGCGGCGACAGGCAAGGACCTGGCCGAACTTCAGCACGCCAATATCCCCATGCGACGGTTGACGATTGAATCAGGAGAGCAATGA
- a CDS encoding sigma-70 family RNA polymerase sigma factor yields the protein MSSDHRTRDFERVALCHLDLVYRIALQLTGDVHTAEDLVQETFLRAHRAFDRFELREYGAKPWLLRILHNVFFTRCGTSARAPTMAEDMSLDDIAAELELTPVHLSEVGEPDWELFDEELKAAVMAMPPDHRAVLLLWALGDLSYKEIAKVLGCAMGTVMSRLFRARQQLGVVLAEFAAASGVRPRPERDQK from the coding sequence ATGTCCAGCGATCACAGGACGCGAGATTTCGAGCGGGTGGCACTTTGCCATCTCGATCTGGTATACCGCATCGCGTTGCAGTTGACCGGCGATGTGCATACCGCGGAGGACTTGGTGCAGGAGACGTTCCTTCGCGCTCATCGAGCGTTTGATCGATTCGAATTGCGTGAGTATGGCGCGAAACCCTGGCTGCTTCGGATCCTGCACAATGTGTTCTTTACGCGCTGCGGCACGTCCGCTCGCGCGCCGACCATGGCGGAGGACATGAGCCTCGACGATATCGCGGCCGAACTGGAGCTGACGCCCGTGCATCTCTCCGAAGTCGGCGAGCCGGATTGGGAACTGTTTGACGAGGAATTAAAGGCGGCTGTCATGGCCATGCCGCCCGATCATCGTGCGGTGCTGCTACTCTGGGCGCTGGGAGACTTAAGCTACAAGGAGATCGCAAAGGTTCTCGGGTGTGCGATGGGAACGGTGATGAGCCGGCTCTTTCGCGCGCGTCAGCAGTTGGGGGTTGTGCTTGCGGAGTTCGCTGCCGCAAGCGGCGTGCGACCCAGACCGGAGCGCGACCAAAAATGA
- a CDS encoding YgeY family selenium metabolism-linked hydrolase has protein sequence MDFKKINASAKAYQPQMVRFLRDIVAIPSESTEEKRVIDRVAKEMKATRAFDKVWTDGMGNLFGQVGRGKKLIAIDAHCDTVGVGDRSAWKHDPYRGKVAGGRVWGRGAGDQEGAIASMVYSARIIRDLKLPTDEYTLLYVVTVMEEDCDGLCWQYIVNEDKIRPDVVVVTDSTNCEILRGQRGRMEIGVHVTGKSCHGSMPHLGDNAIYKMSRVVREIELMNDSLAECPFLGKGTITVSYWECKTPSMNAVPDYAYIHLDRRLTTGETKQLAVQQVKEACKRAGVKAKVEIPRYERAAYTGLVYPTEKYFPTWVMPENSRPVRSAVEVYKGLFSKTPTVGRWTFSTNAVSINGLFKIPCVGFGPAPESVAHTVNDSVPIAHLVRAAAFYAAYPQAYCARG, from the coding sequence ATTGACTTCAAGAAAATCAACGCCAGCGCGAAGGCCTATCAGCCGCAGATGGTTCGATTTCTTCGTGATATTGTCGCGATCCCCAGTGAGAGCACTGAGGAAAAGCGCGTCATCGACCGCGTCGCCAAAGAGATGAAAGCCACCAGGGCTTTCGATAAGGTCTGGACCGACGGGATGGGCAACTTGTTCGGCCAGGTCGGCCGCGGCAAGAAGCTCATTGCCATCGATGCGCATTGCGATACCGTCGGCGTCGGGGATCGCAGCGCGTGGAAGCACGACCCCTACCGAGGCAAAGTCGCCGGTGGTCGCGTGTGGGGCCGGGGCGCGGGGGACCAGGAAGGCGCCATCGCCTCGATGGTCTATTCCGCCAGGATCATCCGTGATCTGAAGCTGCCCACCGACGAATACACCCTGCTCTATGTTGTCACCGTCATGGAGGAGGACTGCGACGGCCTGTGCTGGCAGTACATTGTCAACGAGGACAAGATTCGGCCGGACGTCGTCGTGGTCACGGACAGCACGAATTGCGAGATACTGCGTGGACAGCGCGGCCGAATGGAAATCGGTGTTCATGTCACGGGCAAGAGTTGTCACGGGTCGATGCCCCATCTGGGCGATAACGCGATCTACAAGATGTCCCGCGTTGTGCGGGAGATTGAGTTGATGAACGATTCGCTGGCGGAGTGCCCGTTCCTTGGCAAGGGGACGATCACGGTCTCCTACTGGGAATGCAAGACCCCCAGCATGAACGCGGTACCGGACTATGCCTACATTCACCTCGACCGCCGGTTGACGACCGGCGAGACGAAACAACTTGCCGTGCAGCAGGTGAAGGAGGCGTGCAAGCGTGCGGGCGTGAAAGCGAAGGTTGAGATTCCCCGCTACGAGCGAGCGGCATACACGGGCCTTGTGTATCCGACGGAGAAGTACTTTCCGACGTGGGTCATGCCAGAGAATTCGCGGCCGGTCCGCAGTGCGGTGGAAGTTTACAAGGGTCTATTTTCGAAGACGCCGACGGTCGGCCGCTGGACGTTCAGCACCAATGCCGTTTCAATCAACGGCCTGTTCAAGATTCCGTGCGTGGGATTCGGCCCCGCGCCGGAATCCGTCGCGCACACCGTGAATGATTCGGTTCCGATCGCGCACCTGGTGCGAGCGGCGGCGTTTTACGCGGCGTATCCGCAGGCGTATTGCGCGAGGGGATGA
- the icd gene encoding isocitrate dehydrogenase (NADP(+)) yields MSGSKITMSGGRLNVPDQPIIPFIEGDGTGPDIWRASVRVLDAAVQKAYSGRRRIIWKEVFAGEKSFNMFKSTLGEVKAWLPDDTLAAFQEYLVGIKGPLTTPVGGGIRSLNVALRQILDLFVCLRPVRYFKGVPTPVKQPELVDMVIFRENTEDIYAGIEYAGGTPESQKVLDFLSANFGKEFAKIRFGTSDRNAAWGKQLEAIGSPPRDLPVQVGIGFKPVSYLGTERLVHSAIGYAIKNGRKSVTLVHKGNIMKFTEGAFRDWGYQVAKQFYGAQPLDGGPWHVIPKETVAKIQSIEASRTGGAAKTDAEQIVIKDVIADAFLQQILTRPAEYDVIATMNLNGDYISDALAACVGGIGIAPGANINYVTGHAIFEATHGTAPKYADQDKVNPGSVVLSGEMMLRYMGWTEAADLIVKGVEGAIAAKTVTYDFARMMEGATEVKCSQFGDAVIKHMA; encoded by the coding sequence ATGAGCGGCAGCAAAATCACGATGTCCGGCGGCAGACTCAATGTTCCCGATCAACCGATCATTCCATTCATCGAAGGCGACGGTACGGGACCTGACATCTGGCGCGCCAGCGTGCGCGTGCTGGACGCGGCCGTTCAGAAGGCGTACTCGGGCCGTCGCCGGATCATCTGGAAAGAAGTGTTTGCCGGCGAAAAATCGTTCAACATGTTCAAGAGCACGCTCGGCGAGGTGAAGGCGTGGCTCCCCGATGACACGCTTGCGGCATTTCAGGAATACCTGGTCGGCATCAAGGGTCCGCTCACCACACCGGTCGGCGGCGGCATTCGTTCGCTGAACGTGGCGCTGCGTCAGATTCTGGATCTGTTTGTCTGCCTGCGGCCGGTTCGCTATTTCAAGGGCGTGCCGACACCGGTGAAGCAGCCCGAACTGGTGGACATGGTGATCTTCCGCGAGAACACGGAGGATATTTACGCGGGCATCGAGTATGCGGGCGGGACGCCGGAATCGCAGAAAGTGCTGGACTTTCTTTCGGCCAACTTCGGCAAGGAGTTTGCCAAGATTCGCTTCGGCACGAGTGACAGAAATGCGGCATGGGGCAAACAGTTGGAGGCCATCGGCTCGCCCCCGCGGGATTTGCCCGTCCAGGTCGGTATTGGATTCAAGCCGGTCAGCTATCTCGGTACGGAGCGGCTCGTGCACAGCGCCATCGGATATGCCATCAAGAACGGCCGCAAGAGCGTCACACTTGTTCACAAAGGCAACATCATGAAATTCACCGAAGGCGCGTTTCGTGACTGGGGCTATCAGGTTGCGAAACAATTCTACGGTGCGCAACCGCTCGACGGCGGTCCCTGGCATGTCATCCCCAAGGAGACGGTTGCAAAGATCCAGTCGATCGAGGCTTCTCGCACGGGCGGCGCGGCGAAGACCGACGCGGAACAGATTGTCATCAAGGATGTCATCGCCGATGCGTTCCTGCAGCAGATTCTGACCCGGCCGGCCGAGTATGACGTGATCGCCACGATGAATCTCAACGGCGACTACATTTCGGATGCACTGGCGGCTTGCGTTGGCGGCATCGGAATCGCGCCGGGAGCGAACATCAACTATGTCACCGGCCATGCGATATTCGAGGCGACCCACGGCACCGCGCCGAAGTATGCGGATCAGGACAAGGTGAACCCCGGCAGCGTCGTGCTCTCGGGCGAGATGATGCTGCGCTACATGGGCTGGACCGAAGCGGCCGATCTCATCGTCAAAGGCGTGGAAGGGGCGATTGCGGCGAAGACGGTGACATACGACTTCGCTCGTATGATGGAAGGTGCAACCGAGGTGAAGTGCAGCCAATTCGGCGACGCGGTGATCAAGCACATGGCTTGA